One genomic window of Sulfurovum lithotrophicum includes the following:
- a CDS encoding KpsF/GutQ family sugar-phosphate isomerase, with amino-acid sequence MDLIQIAQETFQTEAEALLTMTERLDQNFLDVIETIFSTKGKLIVTGVGKSGLVGAKMAATFASTGTSSFFLHPTEALHGDLGMIGKDDTLLAISSSGESEELTKILPHIKRFEIQLIGLTGNADSTLARYADVWIDISVEKEACPLNVAPTTSTTLTMALGDALAVALMHKRGFRKEDFASFHPGGSLGKRLFVKIKDLMRTENLPVIKENTPLKEAVVAMSEGKLGTVLVVDENDAFTALLSDGDLRRALMREDFSMEQPVVDYATQHPKSYSNTELLASEALEIIENERIQLLPITDEAGKIIGVLHIHDLVNAGIKSR; translated from the coding sequence ATGGATCTTATTCAAATCGCACAGGAAACATTTCAGACGGAAGCAGAAGCCCTGCTGACCATGACAGAGCGTCTTGACCAGAATTTTTTGGATGTGATAGAGACGATCTTTTCCACCAAAGGCAAGCTGATCGTTACGGGGGTAGGGAAATCCGGTCTTGTCGGTGCCAAAATGGCAGCCACCTTTGCCTCTACGGGTACTTCGAGTTTCTTTTTGCATCCTACTGAAGCCTTGCACGGTGATCTGGGGATGATTGGAAAGGATGACACACTGCTTGCGATCAGCAGCAGCGGAGAAAGTGAAGAATTGACCAAGATACTGCCACATATCAAACGCTTTGAGATACAACTGATCGGCCTGACAGGCAATGCCGATTCGACACTGGCACGTTATGCGGATGTCTGGATCGATATCTCTGTGGAGAAGGAGGCCTGTCCGCTCAATGTAGCCCCGACAACTTCAACAACGCTTACTATGGCTCTCGGAGATGCTCTTGCGGTCGCACTGATGCACAAAAGAGGATTCAGAAAAGAGGATTTTGCCTCATTCCATCCGGGAGGTTCCCTGGGTAAAAGGTTGTTTGTCAAGATCAAAGACCTGATGCGTACGGAAAACCTTCCTGTGATCAAAGAGAATACACCACTCAAAGAGGCCGTAGTGGCTATGAGCGAAGGGAAGCTCGGTACCGTACTCGTTGTAGATGAAAATGATGCTTTCACCGCTTTGCTAAGTGATGGTGATCTCAGGCGTGCCTTGATGCGTGAGGATTTCAGTATGGAGCAGCCTGTTGTTGACTATGCAACGCAACACCCCAAGAGTTACAGCAATACCGAGCTGCTTGCGAGTGAAGCATTGGAAATTATAGAGAATGAACGTATACAGCTTCTGCCGATCACGGATGAAGCCGGAAAGATCATCGGAGTACTGCATATCCATGACCTTGTCAATGCGGGGATCAAAAGCAGATAA